A stretch of DNA from Cryptomeria japonica chromosome 4, Sugi_1.0, whole genome shotgun sequence:
AGGATAAATGGAAGTAAAGGAGAATGATCTCCTCTTTTCAATAGGAGAACAAAATGACACTACATCAAGAAAATAAACCAACTAGGAGAAATTGGTCATTCTAAAAATTCCCTCCAATAGAGCAAGGTTAGATTGCAGAAAGGATTTGAGCAAGAAAGTGTGGAGGAAATCTCTACATGACCTAAGGAGTAAATATGGGTGAGTAAATACTAAATGGTTAGCTTAAGATCACATCACTTTTGGAATCATGGAAGACAAAAGCCCCTTCCTAAAGAGCCATGATTCTCTTATCAAGGAGTGTTTGGGGCTTAAATGTCCCTAACAAAAGACGCTTGGTCAATCAAAGGATGGGATTGACTAAGGCTGATGCAATACTAACACAATAAACTAAATTATTCATCATGGACAATAAATTCTTCACCAAAGGGTTGAGGAACTAGAAAGTGGAGGTTATTTAGTCAAATGCAACTTTTGGTGGACTAGCACTTCTTTGGAATCCCTCTTTAATATGATTTGAGAAATTGGGGGATAGAAACCATTGAATTGGTGACAAAAGATCAAATCTGATTAATAATTTGTAGTTCCTATTTATTAATGTTTATGGCCTACTCTTTTGCCTTTTTAAATGTGAATTGTGGGTGAGTTGGATTGCTTTATTGAGTCACATCCCTTCCCTCATTGCATGATTGGGGGAGACTACAATACCACTTTTGGACAAGAAAGACAAGAGATGTGGTATTAGTAGACCAAGGTAATAATTGAAGGATTTTGGTGATTTGGTCTCAAAAAGAAATCTTTTAAAAATTGAGTTAGGAAATGGGGAATATACATGTAACAATAGAAGATTGGGCTTTAGCGACATTCCTAATAAATTGGACATATTCTTCTTGAAAGGTGATCTAACGACATTACCCTAAACCTTGGATGGTACCATTCTTCCTTGCTCTAGTTCAGACCATTATCCCATAAAGTTATTCATTTTGGGGGCTGGAAAACCTATTAGGTACCCTTTCAAATTGGAGAATATATGGTTCAAACATGAGAACTTTCTCAATCTCATCTATTCATGGTGGATGGAAGAACAATTTGAGGGCTCCAAGTTATGTTTGGATAATCCAATAGAATAGGGATCACTTTAAGAATATCTTCACCACTAAAAATCAAATTGAGTAAGAACTGAAAAAGCTAAATGAGGAACTGTCATCTCAAATGGTATAAATCAAGATTATTTTTAAAAGAGGAATtaatgaaaatttctgaggataTTTTCTGAAAAGGGGAGATATTTTGGAAGTAGAAATATGGAAAGACTTGGATAGAGGAAGGTGATAAGAATACCAAGTATTTCCACAATGTCACAAATCAACATAGAGATGTAAGAGAAATATCCAAATGAATAATGCAGATGCTTTCCTCATTGCAGATCACGaagaaataacaaataaaataatagacTTTTTCTCTAACCTATTGAACAATTGGGAGGGCTCGAATCTCGCGTCTCAGAAGGATCTTCTCGTCCACATCCAAACAATCATTATTAATTACTAGAATGATAGGTGGAATGGTAGATTTCCAATAGAAGAAGTAGAAACTAAACTAAAACAACTTCACCCAGACAACGCACCTAAGCTAGATGGGTTTCCcacaagattttttttttagaaatcctAGAATATTTTAGGATTGGAACTCATAGAATCTTTGAAAGCTTCTAGAAACATACACTCTTCTTTCCAATATAAATTTGGAGGAGTAGACTAGGTTTGTTCTAGATCATTTCTAGATGGTGTAAACATCATGCAAAAAGTCATACACTCTTTGTAAAACACTCATTATTATGGGATGTTGATTCTGTTGTATATATAGAAAACATATGACAAGGTGGATTGGAGATTTCTTTGCAAGGTACTTGAGGTATCTTAATTCAACAAACAATTAATCAATTAGGTCTTTACTTGTATATCTAATCTTAGATTTTCAATGCTATTTAATGACTCTTTAGAGGGCTTCTTTGAATTCTCAAGGGGATTGAGACAAGGGGACCCACTATCTCCCTTTCTATTAATtataatgaaaaaggctcttggtAGGTTAGCTAGGAATTTGCAAATGACTAGGAAAATGGAGTGGATCAAGGTGGCAAGCAATATTCAATTCATCACTCATCAATAATTTGTATTTGATACAATGTTATTTGAGGTTACCAAAATGAAAGAATCTAGACAATTCCTAATGATCCTATCTTAGTATGCCAAGGCTTCAAGAAAATCGATAAATCAAATAATATTGGAGGTGTTCTTTCTGATGACACAAAAGGAATTAGAAATATTGAATACCCTCAGCTTCAAGAAAGAGTTGCTACCTTTTTCTTATCTAGGGTTACCTCTAGAAAAAGGTCTGAGGTATACTAAGTTGTGGGATCCCTTAAAGGGTAAAATATGAAGAGATTAAACTCATGGAAAAGTTGATAGAATTTTTGGGCTAGAAGGATAGTAATGATAAAAACAATTATCTTGTCTCTACCCATTTATCTACTCTCTTGCATAGCCCTCACATCCCAAGCTAATCATACACTAGTGCAAAGGATGAAAAGGTTTTTCTAGAAAGGCCTTGCATAGAAACAAAAAGTTCCTTTCATTTCCTAGGACAAGGTGTGTGGACTAAAGGATCATGGAGGTGTGGGTCTCTAAAATTAGTTATTGTGGAACAAGGCTCTTGGGGTCAAATTGGTTTGGGGAATGTTCCGAGAACCATatctaaaatacaaaaaaaaattataggcTAAATATCTTGACAAAAACAACAATCCAAAAGTGTCTTTTCAAAATAGGGGTTTTCCTCTTTTGGGTTTGTACTTTTGGTGGTATCACTACTTGTGAGTTCCTCCTTTTTGTGTATCTTTCTAGCAACTATATAGAGGTTTGGACCGCTCTTAGTTTAATCTAATTAAAACAACAATCCAATAAATATCCTTAAGGTTTCCAACCCTCCCAAAGGATATAAGGTTTTGAATTTCATGCTTAGTTGTAGATCAATAATTATAAATTATGTTTCATGGGATATATATGATGAGCGATCTATACTTTTCTGGGAGAATTCTTGGGTGGTAGAATCAATAGTAAAATATAGGTAAATTGGACCAAAGCATACCTAAAGTAACATTAGGATAACATGGTGAAAGATTATGTGGTCTTTTATTAAAATGATCACATGCAAGGTTGGAGTTGGAAGGACATGCATACCTTGCCATTACCAAAGGTCAAGATTGCTTAGGTTATAGATATCATCATATAGAAAAGGATATTTTTAGAATTGGTGTCGATAAAATTACTTGGGTAGGGTCAAAGAATGGTTCCTTCAATGCAAAAGATGGATACAAGGTGGTGGCTAGTTCCAAAGCACAAGAATGATTGGATATCTATACGCAATTTTATTGGAAGAAATATTTTATGTCAAAGGTGAATGAAGAGAGATTAAAACTAGGAATTTTGGAGGCCCCAAAAGATGTGTGCTTTGTAAGAAAGAGGAGGAATGGATAGATCACTTATTAGTGGGTTGTCCCTTTTTGCAAGAATTTTAGAGATGGTTATGTGCCAAACTTGGATGGATTACAACCTTAATAAAGATGAAAAATTCAAAAGGGCTAAAAGGCACAACCTAACTCATGAATTTGAAATATGATCAACACTTTGCATAAGGTTCACCTTTGAAGAAACTTTTAGAAAATTTAAAGTCCTAATAATTTGTTTGGTGTGAATATTTAGACCTAGGGAAAAATATGCTAATTTAATATCTATGAAAAATATAGACCTAATAAGTTGATTTTAATCCAATTTTCTAAAATCACGTATGAAAATTTCATAAATAAGATGttgaattatttaaaattaatgcACGTAAACTGCATGGGCATTGATTGAAAAAAAGATAATGCTATTGGATTAATTTCAATAATGTATGTTTTGAGTGCCATGATTATCCTTATGAGAAAACACATTATAAATCACCTATGGAAGACCAATAGTCaatacttagaaatccactttaattTAGAAACAACCTTTTATAGAATACCAAGAgccacaacttagaattctacttTACATATCCCTTTGGAATATTTTGATAATTTAACGCATTGTTGATAGTGTATATGTGAGACCTTGAATATGAGTGGATGTGATAAAAAACTATCTTCTATACAATAAGCTCATGTTGTTAAGAGTAACAATGTGTCTAAATTGAAATGCCATCTTTCTCATAGCACTTATATGATTGCACTTCTTGGTTTTTTGGAATCAAGATGACAATTGATCAAGGATTAAACTTAGTGATTGACCATGCctatgaatcaaaatattctttatcGTTATCCATTTAAAGTTGTTTTTTCGAATATTGAGGCCTACCTTTTTTTATATTTTACTCAAATAAAATAAATACGTTTAAGAATAATTATGAAAAGAAAATTATGACTTGCCCAAAATCCCCCCTTTCAAGTGATACAATCTTCTCAAAATTAGAATTGTATTTTATAGCTAACATGACTAAATATGAATACACAACAATCAAACCCAGGCtttattaattgtagtttaattaGAACcattattttagttgattaagtGGATTAGACCATGATTCTAAAGTGAAGGCTTTGTTTATGAATAACACTAAAGGAAAATTTCTATACTAGGAGAGCTAAACCATAGATGTGGATTGTTAAGGACATTAAAAAAGTGGTAATTGTTTTCTACCATGTAAATATCATGTAGTATTATATCTAAgtattattgaataatatgtaaTATACtctcttaatttttttttggattggatTGTGTATGTATTTTTTATCATACACAATTCAATCCAATTTTTTTTAAGATAATacagcatggattgtggaaatctcatagcattaTTATAATATACTATATAAAAAAAGTAACAAACATTAAATGAGTTAGCTAAAAAATATTTTGGACTttctatttttaattattaatattggATCATATTGCTTAAAATCTAACATCATAATTGATTTATATATTGTTAAATAAGTTTAAGATCTTTTTATGATTAAAAAGTGAAGAGAGGCGTAATTGAGTTGGTGGAATAGTAGTGTGTCTTTGACTTTTAACTAATACATTTTTACATTTTTCTTGAAAAGTGTTGTGGTATGGAAATTGGGATTTGAAAGGATTTTTGAAGTTGGCATGTGGGATTAAAAGGGTTTTTAAGAATTCACAATGTACATTTGTTTTGAAAATGATAATTGTTTATGTGAGGTTAAAAATCAAATATAACATTCACAAATCCCATTTTTGATATTATGCATGTAGAGATAGATGTGGCATTCATTGATACATTCAGAGTTACAAGTCTTATGTTTTGAGCTTTGCAATTccattttcaaataatttttaaagacAATTTAGGTGGATATTGCTAGGAATCTAAATATGAACTATTTTTAACAAAATACAATTCTGACATTATGTTAGGCGTTTTTAAAATATTTAGATAAATTCATTATAGTGAAATGAtctcttttaaatgttttaatcttGTAAATTTTATTTTTGGGAACCAAAATTGCAGGTAGGTTTATTGTAACCACTTTTCTTGCAAAACAACTACAATGAAATTGAACTTGCCAATTTCAAAGAGGCAAATTCTTGTTAGCTATTGCTACTTCAATTTTTTGTGGCGCATATACATATTCTCACCTCAAATTATTTTAGTTAGTTTAAGAGGTGTTTTTCAAATTCTTTGTATTTGTGATTCCATAGAAAATGTTGATTATCAACTCAAATATGCTGAAAATTTGGAGATTTGTGTGAATAAAGATTTTAAGTTTGTTTCACTAATAGATAatgaaaatttataaattttttttcatgttaattttaataaaaaatataatgctCAATGACTTATACATTGTAGCTAGGAATACCCTTAAATGGTATATGTTTGTATATTTAGAAATATAATAGCATTCTAATATGATTTAACATTTCAATGTAGCTATATATTTGAACTATAATgacattataataatattttttaaatgctTTGAAACTTTTAAGAGATTACTGCTTTATAATCACTACAGGGCTTTCATATGTGTAAaccatatttttattttaatcctcccgaattccacacaagaattaaaaaatttacatacAACATATTCATAAAACTGTCCGACAACTAAAACAAACAAATTACATAGCAAAGATACACAAATCACTGATGAAAAAGATAGGCAAGAGAGTGGAAATCGAAATCCAACTATCAGATTGCATCGCTCAAATTTAATTGCAAAACAAGTCtaatactaaaaaaaataaaatgggatAGTTCTTCCAAAATTGTCACTCCTGTCATCAAGGAGTCGGAACCATGCCCCTTTTCTACCGCCCTATCCATCAAAACTAGTTTACTTAAGGCAGCTGCCCTACTCTCGATAAGGCAACACACAGTTAGAAATCTATTAAACTTCCAAAAACGATGCATTATCATTCTCCATGTTTGACAGAAAGAATGTCTTCTGTTCAAAGACATACGACCTCCGTATTTACTTATTCAGAGATCAACTTCTGAGTGCCATCAATGAATGTTCATAAGCATTGTTTAAAAATTAATCGTCACAGTTGCAAACTTGCAGATTGAATCCACTAACGGCTCAATTTTTGGGGCCAGGACTCATCTTTTCATTCATTGAAGGATGTACCTGACCTCCAAACATTCTTAGAGCTGCAATCACCAACCTATCACCAGCAATCATTCTCACGCTTCTTATGAGGTCTTCTCGACTGATTTTGCTTTCCTGCAATGCCACAAAACATCTAAGTTTGTTTAGTATTTACTACATTTTATTTTAATACATCAAAGACAAACCCTTTTAAGCATAAAAAATGATGGAAAGATCTACCTCGTAATCAGCACAATTCTTCTTCATTAAACTGATACTTGATGAAGATAGGAATTTTTCAATTACGTTAAAAAACCTTGGAAATGACATCCAAGCAGAAGTTGGCATCGGGAGATGCTCCTGCATATTATGTCGTGATTCCTTTACTAAAGCAGGACAAGGCTGCTCTGATTTCCTATCCAAGGCAGAATAAGACTGCTGACCTCCATCCTATGTAACAAGCCCAATACAGATTCTTCATAAGAAAAATAAGTTGAATAGATAATGATATACAACTACAGGGACAAAAgtaacttatatactcatcaataaATCTATGTAAGCCACAAAAGTGGTAAATTAGAACTAAATCGAAATAATAAATATATGTAACCCGAAAATGGATAGATTTTTGGGATGACACTTATTCATCAGATATTAGCAATCACAGTCAAGTCAATATGTAAGAGGACAGGAATCACAGAAATTACTTGTGTCACCTGCCATCGAAAGGAAATATTATTACTAATCTTCAGGCAATGGATTTGACTTTGTGCGAGAAACTGGAAAGTCTTACACGGGAAAGGTGTGCTAGAAGGATGTTTGAATCATAAAGAAGCTTCCTAAACAAGTACGACAGGCTGTAATTTATTGTTGCAAATTTCTTTCCTATGGAACTTAACCTTTCAAGAAGACCACTCTTTCTTTGCAGTTAAAAAGGTTGATTCTTCTGGGAGAGACTTAGCAGACAATACTAGCTAGATTTGCGGTTATTAACTCACAATGGAGATGGCCGTTACTTGGTTCTTATCTTCTTGAAGTAGACATTATCAATCTTAAcagaaattttattaattatagAGGTATTTTCTTGAAACAAAACAAAGCCACCTAATTATGACACGACATCTTGTGCAAGGGGTTAACAAATACTGAGCTAGTTgcacaaaataagaaaaaaaaaaaacttacagtCTCGAGCTTTGATCTTGCATGTTGTCTTGCTTTAAATCTAGACCAATGCTCTGCAAAACACAAATCGCAACACAGAGCAATCAAATGTCTGCCGAACGCTACAGATAATTTCTTCCAAGCGATCGTCCATTTCAATAAGAGAAAATAACAAACTAAACAACATTCCAAATTTGGGCACAGAGAAAAAAACATTACCACGTAAATGCGGAGAAACCCTAAAGCTCACAACATATTCTGGCAATATATGCGTGTTCATGTCTGTACTCCAGACGATGTAACGCCTTGGATTTGTAAGATCATCTATGCCACTATCGAAATCTTCACTACTAGGATGACATTGCCGTGAGCCAGGTCTCACCACCTCCATATTACCCAATATTACGCGACACAACATCATGTGTTGTTCGCCATTTTCGTCAATATCAGAGTATACTGCACTGCAAAATGCAAAACTAACATTCAAAAGACTGGACCAGAAAAACTTTTGAGTGACATCCACAAAAATGGGAATCATTTAGTGCAGAGGCCAATACCACATAATCAAGATTTGTGGTGTGCATGTATCaagaaaattatattatttatgccAACAGAAGTGATGCAGATGCACAAATTATGGGATTTGTTAAATGATGTCAATGAAGTTAGGTGTGGATCTGCGTACTCAACAATGCACAGATTATTTGCTACATGGGCACCTAACATTTGAGGATAGTAAACTTACATAACACAGTTTGAAAATACATAGCAGCAGactgcaaaaatatttcacacaaTAGTATAAAAAAGGGAAGAACAAAAAAATTCGGCTTACCTAACGTTCGAGCAATTTGCAGGTGCAAGGTAGACCCCTTTACCAAGAACCGCACCATGTTTTGGGATCATAAGCTGCCCAAAACCATGCTTTATTATTCCACAGATGCCATCCCTCGAGGTTCCGTGCCAGGCGTGCTGGATATTTCCATTGCCCCCATTTTTTCTGGTAATGATATGCACGTACCGCTGAAAAGCATGCAATCGGGATCGCCCAGAAACACTGCGATGCGAGTTGCGATAAATTCCAATAATGCTTGTAAAAGTGGCAAGCGTTTTAAGACCGGCCAAAAACTTGTTTCGCACATCGACAAACTCCCGGTCATCATCATTCAGCTTAATCAAATTATCTCCCGCGCCATCAAAAGCCTCGTTTGCAGCGAAAACCCTAGTAGAAGAACCCTGCTCCGCTTGGACAGATTTCGTATCTTCAGTAACTACTTTACAATTTTCGATTCCCAATCGATCCACACCATGGAATGTGAGGTCAACAGACAGAGAACATAACTCTCCCATCTCGTGACAAACAATCCTCGGGTAAAAACATTTTCCATCAACGTCTATCCAGGCAATGGATCTCTGCGTGCCCGATTTCTGATCAATCTGTAGCATATGCAGAAAATCCAACAAGCACAAAATCCCGTCAACGGCGACCTCCACAGCTGTCTTACCGTCTTGCAAAGCCTGCTTGACGAGCACAGCAATTTCAGACGGGAAATCCGTCCACTCGCCCTCGCAGAAATACATAACGCGGGCCGGAACGCCGCTTTTTTTAAAATTACTGTAATTTTCCACAACTGTCTTGCCGTCGGAGCAACACTTAACAAATCCACCGGTGATTTTGGCCCTCTTTGCAGGGGACACAAGTGACTGCTTTTTAGCATTCAGATATGAGATTACAGCCCGCTTTCGCTTCAATTTGGCTTTGTCCACGAATGATGGAAACGGCAGCTGTCGTTTGGCATCCATTTTAAAGCCAAGCAGAGAAATTCTTTTTCCGTCCTATTCTACAAAAATCTTACAACATTGAAATGTAAACTGCAATATAAACCGCTATTTCCGTCTACTTACTTTGGAACCGAGACTGCTGAGTTTCAAAGCTCCAGAGCGGAAACAAACCAGCACAACAACAATGAATACTCTGTGTACTACGACCGTATAAAAATATACACCCGATTTTTATTTAACAACAACCGCCGCCGCCCACCGTCACTTGTTTGCTTGGGCGTTTACGTTTCCAAACTTTGCTTGCCGGGCAAGTAAGAAAGTTAATGAATATTCGGTTTCAGTACGGTGCCGATTATCCGGCGGTCAAGTTTACTATTTTTAGTCTTCTGCGGCGCGTAGGCATTTCTTGGCTTAGACGGCTTTGGGTTGCCTTCTAATTTAAATCAATTTGTCTTCTTAGCTGATAGGCCGAACTCCATTaatttttactctttttttttccctctttatattagggttagagttcaatttCGTGTAGTGTTCAACTAAAATTAAGGATTACAATTATATTTGATTTACTATTCAAAAAATTCAGTTtagtttaatttttaattagatttAAATTTAAGTTTAGAGTTTAATTTGGTTTATAATTAATGTTAGAATTTTAtttgatttaatctttaattatatttattgttaagGTTTAATATGGTTTAGAaataaggttagggtttgatttgcTTTAGGATGagggttcaatttagtttattGCTAAGATTAGAATTTCATTAGGTTTAGGTTTTGTTGTCAATTCCATTTAGCAGTAGTCTTATAATTCAAATTCATATTAGATTAGAATTGATGTTTAATTTCATTGAGAGTTAGAATTTAACttattttataatgtttatatttaTCATGTCAAAGATTTTTATGTTCTTTTAATTCAATTTTCTCCACACTTTAATAACCTCGTGGAGAGTGACTCATAGAAAATCCCATGCTATGTCTTTTTCCTCAAGGTGTTGGCAATATATTTATATTgaataaaaaactaaataaaaactaGGTTATATATATTTAGAGGtgcctattttttattaatttatcaatatTAAAGTgcaataggtgcctcgagaaggatatctcttggcttatttcatatatattattaaatatatataagctagtagcagtggcaacatgaattgaaagacatgacataaattaatttcaaattatatattgtttTATAGCTATATATTTTGGATTGGTACAGTGTTAGATTTAGTATTCCATTTGGTTcaaggttagggttatagttagggtttacataatTGTTGGGGTTAGGTTAatagttagggtttggatttacatcatgtttagtgttagcgtTAAGATTGTGATTAGGCTAGAATTTAggcttatggttaggattatgtgtagggttatggtttatatcatagggctatgatctagggttaggattatagttagggtttacatcattgttaggtttaggttaatgattagggtttggaattacttcaagattaggattagcGATAGGGTTAAGGttgtggttaggctttggatttatcattatggtgaggattatgtctagggttaaggttagagtaaggattatagttagggtttacatcattgttatagttaggttaatggttagggtttagatttacatcatggtaagggttaaggttctagttaggcttaatttttaggtatatggttaggattatctctatgattagagtttatatcataaggttagggttacgattatggttagggttaggggtaCGATTATTgttaagggttaggtttaggattatagttagggtttacattatttttagggttaggttaatggttagggtttggatttatataattttgatgtatatttttttaaattatatatttatcatTTTAAAAAAGTATTAGTATTATATCTTACAATATTATTtaggttttttaaaaaaatttattcttGTTatgttttaaataattaatttaactaCGAGCAAAATTAGTTAATTTATgggtaaaattaaattaaaaatttatctaTATATTTTTAAGTAATATAATTAAGATAAATTATTTATTGGATTATAATTAATTAGAATATGTTTTAAAAATAAGTGGAGTGAgatttagttatttatatttataattaaaattatataagtTTGTCTtaattaaacaattatttaattttagggttgaaaaatataaaatataaaacatagttTATtagttataatttttaaatttaaagtaataatgaaataattataatattttaatcaCATATATTCtagttttaattttaaataataattattttaaaatttaaaatcattttgagtgttaaaaattaataatttttaattagggTTATTATAATTAAATTTGTGTTGTCTCTACTTTTAACATGAAACCTATTACAaaatcaacacctactaaaactctagcactttggagaatcaacaacattcacctgcaaacaaatgacttatgcacagtcatcggtatatggtacaccgacaggatataatgatcaccgacacttggaatgcaATGGAAAACACTTAGTAATGTTGAagtcatcatttggacatcttgtcttggagatttgtttattgacATATTCGTATTTGTATATTTGCTGTTACcgccaaataggtctaggttatacaccgacaggtttatcttttccaaatcagcacgacacgctatggagttgatttattattattgtaaatacatcaAGTTGACATGTTAAATCGGTTATTGGAtaggatattgttttgtttgtaaaatgattttattgtaatatcttgtagagccgacttactaaaattggtcctaggttatggtataaatgtaagatcatatttgtaagatcggatgtggaatgcgaaaaagaattgtgtgaaggtatatgcgagaataagcaaagctatacacacaaacatcatctgaaggtgaagcaaggtttttgtgaaagcatatcataaCTAcgtcggtattgaatctagcatatgaagatgctattttgagcagtacatccttattggatttaaccatccaattgtagtca
This window harbors:
- the LOC131077870 gene encoding probable inactive poly [ADP-ribose] polymerase SRO2, which gives rise to MDAKRQLPFPSFVDKAKLKRKRAVISYLNAKKQSLVSPAKRAKITGGFVKCCSDGKTVVENYSNFKKSGVPARVMYFCEGEWTDFPSEIAVLVKQALQDGKTAVEVAVDGILCLLDFLHMLQIDQKSGTQRSIAWIDVDGKCFYPRIVCHEMGELCSLSVDLTFHGVDRLGIENCKVVTEDTKSVQAEQGSSTRVFAANEAFDGAGDNLIKLNDDDREFVDVRNKFLAGLKTLATFTSIIGIYRNSHRSVSGRSRLHAFQRYVHIITRKNGGNGNIQHAWHGTSRDGICGIIKHGFGQLMIPKHGAVLGKGVYLAPANCSNVSAVYSDIDENGEQHMMLCRVILGNMEVVRPGSRQCHPSSEDFDSGIDDLTNPRRYIVWSTDMNTHILPEYVVSFRVSPHLREHWSRFKARQHARSKLETDGGQQSYSALDRKSEQPCPALVKESRHNMQEHLPMPTSAWMSFPRFFNVIEKFLSSSSISLMKKNCADYEESKISREDLIRSVRMIAGDRLVIAALRMFGGQVHPSMNEKMSPGPKN